From the genome of Danaus plexippus chromosome 30, MEX_DaPlex, whole genome shotgun sequence, one region includes:
- the LOC116776683 gene encoding uncharacterized protein LOC116776683, translating into MECRLAISLFLVSLATGSVIIPEELPSLLSVAYSNIPPIKKGTDSRIGFGFAFGNHADFQVMLELGPQSNTMPLNGQPFPKNNPSPSSNAKRQAPALPGDSKIQQNIDEPRNYLQNWAQKMRNPQKAKKPVQKPGEVGNLEDSMVELVKNSNGEYEIRQPRPGDMPHHVLNNLKKLYGQKKEEAKKMTEKKRSEEQVKKITEELSDVELE; encoded by the exons ATGGAGTGTAGATTGGCAATAAGTTTGTTCCTGGTTTCCTTGG CGACCGGCTCCGTCATCATCCCTGAGGAGTTACCGTCGCTGCTGTCGGTGGCGTACTCCAACATACCACCAATAAAGAAAg GGACGGACTCTCGGATTGGTTTCGGCTTCGCGTTCGGGAACCATGCTGATTTCCAGGTCATGCTCGAGCTGGGGCCTCAGAGCAACACCATGCCACTCa ACGGCCAGCCGTTTCCCAAGAACAATCCGAGTCCCAGCAGCAACGCCAAGAGACAGGCCCCGGCTCTCCCAGGAGACTCCAAGATTCAACAG AATATCGACGAACCGAGGAATTACCTCCAGAACTGGGCTCAGAAGATGAGGAATCCTCAAAAAGCAAAGAAGCCGGTCCAAAAACCTGGTGAGGTCGGCAACCTCGAGGATTCCATGGTGGAGCTGGTGAAGAACAGCAACGGCGAATACGAAATACGGCAGCCGAGGCCGGGGGACATGCCGCATCACGTCCTGAACAACCTGAAGAAGTTATACGGACAGAAGAAGGAAGAAGCCAAGAAGATGACGGAGAAGAAAAGGAGCGAGGAACAAGTGAAGAAGATAACAGAGGAGCTGTCCGACGTGGAgcttgaataa
- the LOC133319807 gene encoding uncharacterized protein LOC133319807 yields MCDWYPVGKEDRLPPHSCLFLVIPEDVAMGFTTYYGFAPRILKGNDHRVGFGFRFGNHADLQVLYEFGPQLTTTPLQTKRLPGVRSAPRREIRRPFLELLLRAGILRLNEVQPTDR; encoded by the exons atgtgTGACTGGTATCCGGTCGGAAAAGAAGACAGAC TTCCGCCTCACTCCTGCCTGTTCCTGGTCATCCCGGAGGACGTCGCTATGGGCTTCACCACCTACTATGGCTTCGCTCCACGGATTTTGAAAG GTAACGATCACCGGGTCGGTTTCGGTTTCCGTTTCGGTAACCACGCGGACCTCCAAGTGCTTTACGAGTTTGGACCACAGCTCACGACGACTCCTCTACAGACTAAAC GACTTCCAGGTGTGAGATCAGCTCCCCGCCGCGAAATCCGCCGACCTTTTCTAGAACTGCTGCTAAGAGCTGGGATATTGAGATTAAATGAGGTTCAACCTACAGACAGATGA